A region of Saimiri boliviensis isolate mSaiBol1 chromosome 10, mSaiBol1.pri, whole genome shotgun sequence DNA encodes the following proteins:
- the TFPI2 gene encoding tissue factor pathway inhibitor 2 → MDPSRPVGLSILLLLLTEAALGDAAQEPTGNNAEICLLPPDKGPCRSRIPRYYYDRYTQSCGQFTYGGCEGNANNFETQEACDNACWRIEKVPKVCRLQVNVDQCQGSIEKYFFNLSSMTCEKFLLGWCHRNVNMFPDEATCMGFCAPKKSLSYCYSPKDEGLCSANVTRYYFNPRYKTCEAFTYTGCGGNDNNFVSRKGCIRACEKALKKQRKMPKLPFFNRTLKIWKKQF, encoded by the exons ATGGACCCCTCTCGCCCCGTGGGACTGTCGATTTTGCTCCTGCTCCTAACGGAGGCTGCACTGGGCGATGCTGCTCAGGAGCCAACAG GAAATAACGCGGAGATTTGTCTCCTGCCCCCGGACAAAGGACCCTGCCGGTCCCGAATTCCTAGGTACTACTACGACAGGTACACACAGAGCTGCGGCCAGTTCACGTATGGGGGCTGCGAGGGCAACGCCAACAATTTCGAAACCCAGGAGGCCTGCGACAACGCTTGCTGGCGGATAGAGA AAGTTCCCAAAGTTTGTCGGCTGCAAGTGAATGTGGACCAGTGTCAGGGGTCCATAGAAAAGTATTTCTTCAACCTAAGTTCCATGACATGTGAAAAATTCTTACTCGGTTGGTGTCACCGGAATGTGAACATGTTTCCAGATGAAGCTACTTGTATGGGCTTCTGTGCACCAAAGAAAA GTCTATCATATTGCTACAGTCCAAAAGATGAGGGACTGTGCTCTGCCAATGTGACTCGTTATTATTTTAATCCAAGATACAAAACCTGTGAGGCTTTCACCTATACTGGCTGTGGAGGGAATGACAATAACTTTGTTAGCAGGAAAGGTTGCATACGTGCATGTGAAAAAG cCTTGAAGAAGCAAAGGAAGATGCCAAAGCTTCCCTTTTTCAATAGAACCCTGAAAATTTGGAAGA